One genomic region from Asterias amurensis chromosome 7, ASM3211899v1 encodes:
- the LOC139939365 gene encoding transmembrane protein 163a-like, which translates to MELENVPINTNTLTSHGSTEDNLSGANDISNNDEVPLDGTHLLTVEQVKFWRKSALVVAWTSVIVLFVLGCISFGVSIMTESAATFGFAFDCILDVCTSAVVIWRFYGSLTNVYSERRERIALLFLASFFLIASFAIIVRDITEVLDQTHTKNFSVLYTLAAVSGTVCLFLALFKFVIAKKLESKAVKSDGYSSLAGAVTGFSILVSSEVSSKHPTVWYLDNVVGFCIAFLLFVYGIMLLTDALTLDACPCSRCCWKDPAEKQADLQEKQVVKGDK; encoded by the exons ATGGAGTTGGAAAATGTGCCGATCAATACCAACACACTTACGTCCCACGGAAGCACTGAGGATAATTTGTCAGGGGCAAATGATATCAGCAACAATGATGAAG TTCCTTTGGATGGAACTCATCTGCTGACGGTCGAACAAGTTAAATTTTGGAGGAAATCTGCTTTAGTCGTTGCCTGGACTTCTGTCATTGTTCTCTTCGTACTGGGTTGCATAAGTTTCG GTGTTTCTATTATGACAGAAAGTGCGGCTACATTTGGATTTGCA tTTGATTGCATTCTGGATGTCTGTACGTCAGCTGTCGTCATTTGGAGATTTTATGGTTCTTTAACAAACGTCTACTCTGAGCGCAGAGAAAGAAT TGCCTTGCTATTCCTAGCATCTTTTTTCCTAATTGCCAGCTTTGCTATCATTGTACGAGACATCACCGAGGTCTTAGACCAAACCCATACAAAAAAT ttttcagtcttgtaCACACTAGCTGCAGTCAGCGGGACAGTATGTTTATTCCTGGCGTTGTTTAAGTTTGTAATTGCTAAGAAACTCGAGAGCAAGGCAGTAAAAAGTGACG GTTACAGTTCTCTGGCTGGTGCTGTGACAGGTTTCAGTATTTTGGTCAGCTCAGAGGTATCCAGTAAACATCCAACTGTGTGGTACCTAGACAACGTTGTTGGATTCTGCATAGCTTTCCTGCTATTTGTGTATGGAATAAT GTTATTAACGGATGCGTTGACCTTGGATGCTTGTCCTTGTTCGAGATGTTGCTGGAAAGACCCAGCGGAAAAACAAGCTGATCTCCAGGAAAAACAAGTTGTTAAAGGAGATAAGTAA